A single region of the Myripristis murdjan chromosome 3, fMyrMur1.1, whole genome shotgun sequence genome encodes:
- the LOC115357232 gene encoding achaete-scute homolog 1b-like produces the protein MSESHISMPVSRAESRAPAPARRPVGSAAQSRQRSTSPQLLRCKRRGNLQAGVDLDFCHHQRRLSVVRRNERERNRVRMVNAGFHTLRQHVPRGAANGKLSKVETLRSAVEYIRALQRLLGQSEAFQAGGVPSPSLTVSSALSGGPDSPQSTCSSTEEDGGRYEEAQLIDFTSWLHR, from the coding sequence ATGTCAGAGAGCCACATTTCCATGCCTGTATCCCGGGCTGAAAGCCGTGCGCCCGCGCCAGCAAGGCGCCCGGTGGGATCCGCGGCGCAGAGCAGACAGCGCTCTACTTCACCGCAGCTCTTGCGCTGCAAGAGAAGAGGCAATCTACAAGCAGGGGTGGACTTGGATTTTTGTCACCACCAGAGACGGCTGTCGGTGGTCCGGAGAAACGAGCGTGAAAGAAACCGGGTGAGAATGGTGAACGCCGGCTTCCACACCCTGCGCCAGCACGTGCCCCGCGGGGCTGCTAACGGGAAGCTCAGCAAGGTGGAGACGCTCCGGTCGGCCGTGGAGTACATCCGCGCCCTGCAGCGGCTCCTGGGACAGAGCGAGGCGTTTCAAGCCGGCGGGGTGCCGTCACCCTCCCTGACCGTCTCCAGTGCGCTGTCAGGCGGGCCCGACTCTCCCCAGTCCACCTGCTCCTCCAcggaggaagatggagggagataCGAGGAAGCCCAGCTAATAGATTTTACCTCTTGGCTGCACAGGTAG
- the lto1 gene encoding protein LTO1 homolog: protein MESESGNDDLFDCIFMADNRFHGVGYREGFERGTQRGLRDGHRHGVSHGAKLSAEVSFYYGFAVASKCLLQDKTDTKSRKRVKAVDALLELINKCPLDDPYYTELQEDMDRVRGKFRQVCSLLSVPADFKDYIKTSGGTSF from the exons ATGGAGAGCGAGTCTGGAAATGACGATTTATTCGACTGCATTTTCATGGCAGATAACAG gTTCCACGGTGTGGGCTACCGAGAGGGATTTGAGAGAGGGACCCAGCGTGGACTGCGAGACGGCCACAGACATGGAGTGTCTCATGGGGCCAAGCTGTCCGCTGAG GTTTCGTTTTATTATGGGTTTGCTGTTGCTTCAAAGTGTCTCCTCCAAGATAAAACAGATACCAAATCCAG gaaGCGTGTTAAGGCAGTGGATGCTCTCCTGGAGTTGATCAACAAGTGTCCTCTTGATGATCCCTACTATACAGAGCTACAGGAGGACATGGATAGGGTTCGCGGCAAGTTCAGACAG GTCTGTTCGTTGCTGAGCGTTCCTGCAGACTTCAAGGATTACATCAAAACGTCTGGTGGGACTTCCTTCTGA